A genomic segment from Deinococcus sp. YIM 77859 encodes:
- the trxB gene encoding thioredoxin-disulfide reductase, with protein sequence MTSAPTHSYDVVIIGGGPAGLTAAIYTGRASLRTLVLEKGLPGGQIAQTEEVENYPGFPEPVSGMELAQRMVQQAEKFGARIEMDEVQAVTRLDDDREHAYPFVVTGYSGIYRARSVILATGANPRRLDVPGEEHFWGKGVSTCATCDGFFYRGKKVVVVGGGDAAVEEGLFLTRFAEEVTLIHRRDTLRANKVAQARAFANPKMRFIWDTVVEEIQGTEHVTGVRLRNVKTGEVTELPTDGVFIFVGHVPNTDFVRNTVKLRPDGYVEVTDEIYTSVPLLFAAGDVSDHVYRQLATSVGAGTRAAMSAERALAALELEPETAAD encoded by the coding sequence ATGACCAGCGCCCCAACACACAGCTACGACGTGGTGATTATCGGAGGAGGGCCAGCGGGACTGACGGCGGCCATCTACACGGGCCGGGCCAGCCTGCGGACGCTGGTTCTGGAAAAAGGTCTTCCCGGCGGACAGATCGCGCAGACCGAGGAGGTCGAGAATTACCCCGGCTTTCCCGAGCCGGTCTCCGGCATGGAACTCGCGCAGCGCATGGTGCAGCAGGCCGAGAAGTTCGGGGCGAGAATCGAGATGGATGAGGTCCAGGCCGTGACCCGCCTCGACGATGATCGCGAGCACGCCTATCCCTTTGTGGTGACCGGCTACAGCGGCATCTACCGGGCCAGGAGCGTCATCCTGGCGACGGGCGCGAATCCCAGGCGATTGGATGTGCCCGGAGAGGAGCATTTCTGGGGCAAGGGCGTCTCGACCTGCGCCACCTGTGACGGCTTTTTCTACCGGGGCAAAAAGGTGGTGGTCGTCGGCGGTGGCGACGCGGCAGTCGAAGAAGGCCTGTTCCTCACCCGGTTTGCGGAGGAAGTCACCCTGATTCACCGCCGCGATACCCTGCGGGCGAACAAGGTGGCGCAGGCCCGGGCCTTTGCCAACCCCAAGATGAGGTTCATCTGGGATACGGTGGTGGAGGAGATCCAGGGCACGGAGCACGTGACCGGTGTGCGCCTGCGAAACGTCAAGACGGGCGAGGTGACGGAGCTGCCCACCGACGGAGTGTTTATCTTTGTCGGGCACGTGCCCAACACCGACTTTGTGCGGAACACCGTCAAGCTCCGGCCAGACGGGTACGTAGAGGTCACCGACGAGATCTACACGAGTGTGCCCCTGCTCTTTGCGGCGGGCGACGTCAGTGACCACGTGTACCGCCAGCTCGCCACGAGTGTGGGGGCCGGGACCCGGGCCGCCATGAGTGCCGAGCGCGCTCTGGCTGCCCTGGAGCTGGAACCGGAAACGGCGGCCGACTGA
- a CDS encoding 30S ribosomal protein S1 codes for MEDQTQTPATQGGTTQPTPGTEQTSAEQTQPQGQPTPTPASTAEDREYPAMTMEDVLASEAQEPQMVSRGDIVDGTVVFIGQEGIAVDVGAKVEGIIPLNQIGDEPLTLEQVQQMYKPGDKIEAYVVRVDLANNQIVLSKKRADQDKGWRVLERMQENDEAFEVEVLEKVRGGLVAQVEGIRAFLPASQVDTRRVNDLDPYVGKPLLVKLIELNRKRNRVIISHRAILEAQKAQAREQTLGKLVPGARFEGEVVEITDFGVFVNLGGIDGLVHRSELTFGRFNHPRDVVKVGDKVQVQVIDVDENRERINLSMKALTQDPWEGAVEKYHIGQRVRGKVTNLTNFGAFVELEPGLEGLVHVSEMSWTKRVRHPNEVLKEGDEVEAVILRIDPKERRISLGIRQTTEDPWSALPDRYPPGTPVKGKITGMTDFGVFMEIEEGIEGLIHISELDTQRVNNPADLFKKGDEIEAVILNIDPVEQRASLSRRRALGGGGPVRDYVTQGGGSRSDRYSGGQSGGRSGSRAGRSGGSDYNYNAKDAQQGGKISTKLGDVYADLFAQFGLGSDKKDQNEGTGNTESNTNKQGE; via the coding sequence ATGGAAGACCAGACCCAGACCCCCGCCACCCAGGGCGGGACGACTCAGCCCACGCCGGGCACCGAGCAGACCAGTGCGGAGCAGACCCAGCCGCAGGGCCAGCCCACGCCCACTCCGGCCAGCACGGCCGAGGACCGCGAGTACCCCGCGATGACCATGGAGGACGTTCTCGCCAGCGAGGCGCAGGAGCCGCAGATGGTGTCCCGCGGGGACATCGTGGACGGCACCGTGGTGTTTATCGGCCAGGAAGGCATCGCGGTGGACGTCGGCGCGAAGGTGGAGGGCATCATCCCCCTCAACCAGATCGGTGACGAGCCCCTCACGCTGGAGCAGGTCCAGCAGATGTACAAGCCCGGCGACAAGATCGAGGCGTACGTCGTGCGGGTGGACCTTGCCAACAACCAGATCGTGCTAAGCAAGAAGCGCGCCGATCAGGACAAGGGCTGGCGGGTGCTCGAGCGGATGCAGGAGAACGACGAGGCCTTTGAGGTCGAGGTGCTGGAGAAGGTGCGCGGCGGTCTTGTGGCGCAGGTCGAGGGCATCCGGGCGTTCCTGCCTGCCTCTCAGGTGGACACCCGCCGGGTCAACGACCTTGACCCCTACGTGGGCAAGCCGCTTCTGGTCAAGCTGATTGAGCTTAACCGCAAGCGTAACCGCGTGATCATCAGCCACCGCGCCATCCTGGAGGCTCAAAAGGCCCAGGCGCGTGAGCAGACGCTGGGCAAGCTGGTTCCCGGCGCGCGCTTTGAGGGCGAAGTCGTCGAGATCACCGACTTTGGTGTGTTCGTGAATCTCGGCGGTATTGACGGGCTGGTGCACCGCAGCGAGCTGACCTTTGGCCGCTTTAACCACCCCCGCGACGTCGTGAAGGTGGGCGACAAGGTTCAGGTTCAGGTCATCGACGTGGACGAGAACCGCGAGCGCATCAACCTCTCGATGAAGGCCCTGACCCAAGACCCTTGGGAAGGCGCGGTGGAGAAGTACCACATCGGTCAGCGCGTGCGCGGCAAGGTCACCAACCTCACCAACTTCGGGGCCTTTGTGGAGCTGGAACCCGGCCTTGAGGGGCTGGTGCATGTCAGCGAGATGAGCTGGACCAAGCGCGTGCGTCACCCCAACGAGGTGCTCAAGGAGGGTGACGAAGTCGAGGCGGTTATCCTGCGCATCGATCCCAAGGAGCGGCGCATCAGCCTGGGCATTCGCCAGACCACGGAGGATCCGTGGAGCGCGCTGCCGGACCGGTACCCGCCCGGCACCCCCGTCAAGGGCAAGATCACCGGCATGACCGACTTTGGCGTCTTTATGGAGATCGAGGAGGGCATCGAGGGCCTGATTCACATCAGCGAACTCGACACGCAGCGCGTGAACAATCCCGCCGACCTCTTCAAGAAGGGGGACGAGATCGAGGCCGTGATCCTCAACATCGACCCGGTCGAGCAGCGGGCGAGCCTCTCGCGTCGCCGTGCCCTCGGTGGCGGCGGCCCGGTGCGCGACTACGTGACCCAGGGTGGCGGCAGCCGCAGTGACCGCTACAGCGGTGGCCAGAGCGGTGGGCGCAGTGGCAGCCGCGCCGGACGCAGCGGCGGCAGCGACTACAACTACAACGCCAAGGACGCCCAGCAGGGCGGCAAGATCAGCACGAAGCTGGGCGACGTGTACGCCGACCTCTTCGCGCAGTTCGGCCTCGGCTCCGACAAGAAAGACCAGAACGAGGGAACCGGAAACACCGAGTCCAACACGAACAAGCAGGGCGAATAG
- a CDS encoding HD domain-containing protein translates to MRPLPLSARLARKARGYGGKVQRLARSLTAASARPADRWALACLTPAEGRVYLGMDARDREHACRVTRHLLRDHPAASPEVIAAALLHDCGKSIRRYHLLERVLVGLVPNRLSRLLPLGPLAVRAYHPELGAELLARAGARPRVARLVARHHHPGGDPEAALLHHYDDLE, encoded by the coding sequence ATGCGCCCTCTGCCTCTCTCCGCTCGGCTGGCCCGCAAGGCGCGTGGCTATGGGGGCAAGGTGCAGCGGCTGGCGCGCAGTCTGACGGCTGCTTCCGCTCGCCCGGCAGACCGTTGGGCCCTGGCTTGCCTCACGCCTGCTGAAGGCCGCGTGTACCTGGGGATGGATGCCCGTGACCGCGAGCATGCCTGTCGCGTGACCCGGCACCTGCTGCGTGATCACCCGGCCGCGTCACCCGAGGTGATCGCCGCTGCCCTGCTGCACGACTGCGGCAAGAGCATTCGCCGCTACCACCTGCTTGAGCGCGTGCTGGTCGGCCTGGTTCCGAACCGCCTAAGCCGCCTGCTGCCCCTTGGTCCCCTGGCGGTGCGGGCCTACCACCCCGAATTGGGCGCCGAACTGCTTGCCCGTGCCGGAGCCCGGCCCCGCGTCGCTCGGCTGGTCGCGCGGCACCACCACCCCGGCGGCGACCCGGAAGCCGCCCTGCTCCACCACTACGACGATCTGGAATAA